Genomic segment of Primulina tabacum isolate GXHZ01 chromosome 11, ASM2559414v2, whole genome shotgun sequence:
ATTTTGAGCAATGAGTGCTCAAGGGAAgtttgtagattgtctacccattgaagagctaagttgtttaacaacttagttggagacatcatcaatctttgtgattgataggtaaaactcTAAAACACATTATGTATGATTTTGTGTTTTTCGTATTTACTACACACTAGTGAGGGGTGCTTGGTTTTGctcttgtaaattttttttaaaacttccgttgcgtattCCGGGCACctgtaaccgatcccctttcatgtTCCCACTTTCACTCAAGAATATGAACTGGTCGGAGCATTACCGCTGGTATTTGATGTTCCGTCTTCACTTTTTAACACGTCAAGCATTCGGATACGAAGCGCATAATATCTCATTTCATttccggccaccaatataaaagctgcaagtccttgtacatttttgtactCTAGGGATGAACAGAATAAGGGGTACTGTGGGCTTCTATAATAATGTCAACTCTAAGTGAATCTctactaggaacccatagtcgacCTCGATATTTGATAATGCCATCGTCGACTTAATATAACCCGCTGCCTTTTGATTCATCTCGTTGTCTCCATTTCTGCAGTTGCTCATCATTAGGATGTTCGACTCGAATTCTATCTCGTGTAGTATGCTCAAACCTCTAATTTCAGTTAGTAGAGGTTTCTGCACTGAAAAATTGGCTAAGACTGACAATTTTCTACTCAAAACGTCCGCAAATATATTAGCTTTGAcgggatgatagctaatgtcgcaTTCGTGGTCCTTAATAAGTTATAGCCatcttctttgtctcatgttcagctctttttgggtgaagaaatacttgaggcttttgtggtcaGTAAAGATCTTGCATTTTTCACCATGtaaatagtgcctccaaattttaaGCGTGAATACGACTGTTGCAAGCTCAAGGTCATGTGtcagataatttttctcgtgggTTTTCAACTATCTAGACGCATATGCTATGACTCGATCGCGTTGCATGAGCACTGCGCCAAGTCCAAGTTTTGAGGCATCGGTAAATAACACATAATCCCCTTGTTCTAGTCGGCATAGCTATAATTGGCGCAGTAGTGAGTGCTTGCTTCAATTGATCAAAgctattttgacattcttgtCTCCATACaaattttgcattcttctttgtcaaagatgtcaagggtactgcaatggtcgaaaaatctttgatgaacttGCAATAGTAGCCcactaaacccaagaaactgtGGATTTCCGTTACACCTTTAGGCACTGTCCACTCTTTCACTGACTTGACCTTAGATGGATCGACTTCTATTCCTTCCCTTGACaaaatgtggcctaagaatgtcaccctctctagccaaaactcgcacttgctgaactttgcatatattTTCCGATCTCGTAAAACTTTTAAGGTCGTCTTCAAGTGCTGATCATGCTCCTCTtggctcttggaatagatcaaaatgtcatcaatgaagacaataataaacttatctaggtacggctgaaatacgcaattcatgagatccatgaagatcgccaGAGCATTATTCAATCCAAACAGCATCACTAAAAAATCAAAATGCCAATAACGCATTTGAAAGTCATCTTATGCACATCCGCCTCTTTTATTCTCAGTTGGTGATATCCAGACCGAAGCTCGTTTCAGTTGATCAAAAAAATCCTTGATTTTTGGAAATGAATAATTATTCTTCACTGTCACCCTATTCAGCTCcctataatcgatacagagtgaaacgtctactacttaaaatactACTGGAATATTTTTCTGTaagctaattttaaaaattcataacttatgcatgcatgcaatactgCTGAAAATTTATCCATTTAAAATAGATGTATTCCAATCTCAGGCAAGAATATTGTAGTTAAAAAAATCACCTGTTCGACGATGCAAGACttacgttaaaaataaaataacatgaaACAAGTAAAAACCCTCACAACCAACATGtcaaaaataacacaaaaaataTTCATGTCCACTCCTAACTCAAAACTTGATGTGCGAAAAATATGGTTCTCCGGTTTACGAGCGTACATCCAGCCCCGCCTACTCAGACTTCGGCGTCTCCAAcctcctcatcaacatgctCTCTTGCATCATTCATACCTAGTGAATCTATAGACTCAACACTCATGTAACGTTAATAGCaagtatatatacataacatgcaacagtgaaaagtaacgtaataaaaatatgtttaatGATCGTAAAAGTCGCATGCATAATCATACCATGTCGAAGCATAAATATTTAGATAACATATCACATCAAATcgtttttcttaatttgaatttcgttcattagttttgactttcgtatcatcatgtcagtcgatgtaTCCATCTACGCGTAACCGTGATACCCGGCGGCGGGAACGTCAGCGACGTCATTACCCGTCCATTGAGCACTGGCCATACATGTCAttatgtcatcgtattagtcacaaccaattctcatccttcaaaacatgtcatcatattcatcactcaataaaatcatgcatatacgtaaatttttcttaaaatcaagcatgcagcgtatttttcatatttatataaaaattcgtaTCCATgatatcataaacatttaaaacatgaacacTCGTGTTCGGGGCCCTGCCAGGACTACTAACTCGACTCAAAGACGACCACGCTTAAACCATGATTCAAAGATTCCTAATCAAGCTTCACATGACCTAATCTAACCCTCACTAAGCTTGGTCATAATGACGTATTAATACCCAAACGAGATAATAGCACTTAAACTAAGAGATCTTGAAACCCTAGACCTGCGCCCAGGCACTAACACTGTGGCGCTGCATTGCTTGATTAGCGCATAGGCAACACGGCATCAGCGCTGCAGAACTGGATGTAACGCCCAGacattcgtatgcatatgatgtaaggtaatgattatgattaagtatggtcattattccttttatggtttattatgatGATCGTTTGGGGATATGTGATGTAATAGTGATGGTTTATAGTTTCaagatatgatatgaatggtattGAATGATATAGAATGAAACAGAGTTtgaatgggtagaatagaaagctGATCTTTAGCTAAGTAGGTAATGAAAGTGCTAAAACGGTatgaaaatgtggcagtagttgtggttttagcataatgttttgtattttgatccaaatgatgtggggccactttcattagaaagataagacataagactataactttcatgttttgagttttgttcaaatcattgtggaagacaatcCAAAAGTTCCCCGAAGTTTGTCGTGTGTGTCGTTGTTCCTCAAGttacacatgttgggagattgagcatgactctttactcagaccttcaaatgacatgaggctaattggagattcaagccaagacatagagctacaacttttatgtttaccacttttccaaattatgacgggaagaggcgtttcggaggcgatctttgaggcggctgtgcgcagagcggcgcccgagcggtaagaaatgaccgcccgagcgccactgctTCTGGAATTTTTGGTTTTGGACAGAACATTCCGCGTTAGGGCggtaatttatgaccgcccgagcgcccagcaCAGTACAAAAGCGTGTTTTGGGTGAATTAAGGCATAAAACCGAATGAGACTATCATTTTCTTCATTTCCCTTCTCTTCCATTCGCTTCTCCTTCGATTctaagctagggttcttcatcttcttcttatTCTCTCATTCAATCAAgcaattaatcttcaatccAGAGTTGGAACTTCATCTTTTTAGTGAAAGGAGCAAAGGTAAgtggtttttcttcttgttcttgagttattgAAGATGGTGGAGTTAGGAGATGATAGTTGTGATAGATGTTTTGGGTTAAATGGTCATCTAATGTTGTTATTTGAGTGTTGATGGTTAGTTATTGGGTTTATTATTGTAGGATCACCATCAAGGTTTAGGAAACCAAGTGCTCCAAGTGTGGTAAGTGGAATCATTTCTTAAATGCATCACATGAtcctatatgtatgtgttttgatgattttatggtgttaactcctttcaaattccattcattatatatatatgtaaatatgtatatatggtagtgcaattatatgcattttgaATGAAAGAAGTTAAACTTTACACGATGCCTCtaatgtgtttgataaaatgcttgaatgaagttttatatgattgaatgattggattgatagtgATAGTAGCGGTGTTGCCTCTGGCAATTCTAAATTCGCAACGAATTGGCCAATTAACAATGAAAACATGTGCTCTcttataagatgcattttatgcagaggTACGTGTCCCTCCTATAAGATTCGTTTTTACGAAGAGGGTTAGCAATGAATGAACTATCTTATAAGAACTATAAATTCTTCAgttgatcaatgaaatgaatatcatccctatgtattgttgtattatgattcttgacggatgatattaatgatgattcgacatttatgaaatgaaatggataatgttttcaagaaaatgaaattgagactattcattttatgttttaaaataaaattatatatatgtatcttgttagtattgatttcatttgctgagttttatactcattctagttatattcatgtgatgcaggcaaAGGTAAGAAATACTGATCATCCCTGAGTTGTCGAAGCGAGAGAAAGGAATATGCCAAACTTTGGAGATTTCAATTGTATGCTATTTTGATATGTTAAGCTTTtggttattttgggaaatactgaAAACCTTGTTTTGGTATTTAAATTAGAAATATGTGTAGATACTATATTAAATGGTATCTGATGAATATGAAAATCTTTTGTATGTATTTTATGTGTTGCTTGAGACAGGTGGCATGTCATATTTGTGGGGAGATGctgcccaattttttttaaaattttcaccttttctccaaattatattttaaagcttcCGCACTAATTATTCATTTAAGTCAtgagtgttacatttagtggtatcagagcagagaTTTTCGGACCAATGATTTGGCATATGACTTCCTCTGCTTTCGACAATTCGGTATATATGTACCTGCATCATTTGATATAATATGAATGTGTAGCctcaataattatgatatgttatgtatGGAAATGGTTTTAAACTAATATGTATCATAGGATCATGCCGCCTAAGCGTAAAGCACCAGAAGAGGAGGATAGTTCATCATCTAGAGTGGTTGGTGAATTTAGCAAGTTACTGAAAGAACAAGCCAAGGTACATGGCGAGCAAATTCAGCAGCTCTTATGGATGCAGAATGCAGGGCgagggagagagagagagagcaaGTGAGACCCGAGCCCGGTAGTGAAGGCTCATACGAAAGATTTCGTAAGATGAAGCCACCAGAATTTGATGGTAGCACTTGATCCCATGGTCGCCTTGGAATGGGTCAAAGCTGTGGAGGCTATTTATGATTATCTTcagtttgaagataaagatcgaGTCAGCTATGCCATTTTTCTACTGATCAAGACGGCGAGGACTTGGTGGGATGCCACCAAGATATCAGTTAATGTCTCGGCACTCAAGTGGCAggagtttaaagatttattcCACGACAAATATTTTCCTCGAGATGTTCGAAGTCAGAAAGTGAAGGAATTTCTAGAACTTAAGCAAGGAAATATATCAATGCAAGAGTATATTCTCAAATTCGAAGAGGTGTGTCAGTTTGCCCCATATCTGGCCAGCAATGACATCGAAAAGGACGAGCATTTTCTTAGAGGTGTCCGAGCTGAAATTAAAAGAGACGTTCGAATG
This window contains:
- the LOC142519659 gene encoding uncharacterized protein LOC142519659 translates to MVALDPMVALEWVKAVEAIYDYLQFEDKDRVSYAIFLLIKTARTWWDATKISVNVSALKWQEFKDLFHDKYFPRDVRSQKVKEFLELKQGNISMQEYILKFEEVCQFAPYLASNDIEKDEHFLRGVRAEIKRDVRMFKAASYKEIVEKARMAKQDEKEIERERQMKCQDFSTKGQGSG